The following are from one region of the Shinella sp. PSBB067 genome:
- a CDS encoding ATP-binding protein, giving the protein MMETLTDRMTRYLLKRLRRRGVFALYERAVDAGLLASAFIGGEERKGTAWKVNDQAWHLLTGNPDQDRATVARMIGVGRPPRQRADEPVTFIVPDEDAVDGVVTFECGSVGASDEQPKGRRRKARRGRAGGVAASTAPGIGFPYVAALLREHLPPPNPVHAAVALLVARAVGASLPDISALIEALRPAAPFVLLKAPVPRFELCLGMMLEDGLILPFRAALEDVLRDNPLSGRYRQQQSAVSRRKMKTLSGIAVGFTDDKDIRQYLRQTLLNEPAPILLADETRFALTPIVTETADLVLECGGIDHEMIAELLHVCCGIPPKQSLMLMDDMVFDPERLTLDDVALAVRPGRTAEQTLSVLALLAERTAAEEEEDKEGRETGHRRQRSGKGRASETTSQRNAGRKKPQDVGIDVIEPVTPPDSDTVTVDAAGTPSPKDRPLSVETLAGCGPARGWALDLKADLLLWKQGKLRWDEMTTKLLLSGPPGTGKTTFARALCNTLQVPLLATSVARWLEPGYLGDVLKRMSASFTVAGEKAPAILFIDELDNIGRRQGAGSRNYDDYWASLINRMLELLDGASRTEGIIVVGATNLPERIDPALLRSGRLETHVEIPMPDMEALVGILCHHLGSDLDAVLASAPSANAPRRLHPPPTINGKPLVRRRPDDKPEAQKGPRHD; this is encoded by the coding sequence ATGATGGAAACACTGACGGATCGCATGACGCGCTATCTTCTGAAACGCCTTCGCCGCCGCGGCGTATTCGCTCTCTATGAGCGCGCGGTCGATGCGGGGCTGCTGGCCTCCGCCTTCATCGGCGGCGAGGAGCGGAAAGGCACGGCCTGGAAGGTGAACGATCAAGCGTGGCATTTGCTGACCGGCAATCCGGATCAGGATCGCGCAACCGTCGCACGGATGATCGGCGTAGGCCGTCCTCCTCGTCAACGCGCCGACGAACCCGTCACCTTCATCGTACCCGACGAGGATGCGGTCGACGGGGTTGTGACATTCGAATGCGGGTCCGTGGGCGCATCGGACGAACAGCCGAAGGGCAGGCGAAGGAAAGCTCGACGGGGCCGTGCAGGCGGAGTGGCTGCCAGTACCGCACCCGGTATTGGCTTTCCCTATGTCGCCGCGCTTCTTCGCGAGCATCTGCCGCCGCCAAATCCCGTCCATGCCGCCGTTGCGCTGCTGGTCGCCCGCGCCGTCGGCGCCAGTCTTCCGGACATCTCGGCGCTGATCGAGGCGCTGCGCCCCGCTGCTCCCTTCGTCCTGCTGAAGGCGCCCGTGCCGCGCTTCGAACTTTGCCTCGGCATGATGCTCGAGGACGGACTGATCCTGCCGTTCCGGGCGGCACTTGAAGACGTGCTTCGCGATAATCCTCTGTCCGGCCGGTACCGGCAGCAGCAGTCCGCGGTGAGCCGGCGTAAGATGAAGACGCTGTCTGGCATTGCGGTCGGGTTCACGGATGACAAGGACATTCGCCAGTATCTCCGCCAGACGCTTCTCAACGAGCCCGCCCCGATCCTCCTTGCCGACGAGACGCGGTTTGCCCTGACGCCTATCGTCACCGAGACCGCAGATCTCGTCCTCGAATGTGGCGGGATCGATCATGAGATGATCGCGGAGTTGCTGCATGTCTGCTGCGGCATTCCCCCGAAGCAAAGTCTCATGCTCATGGACGATATGGTGTTCGATCCGGAAAGGCTGACGCTCGACGATGTCGCGCTTGCGGTTCGCCCGGGACGGACGGCCGAGCAGACGCTCTCGGTGCTTGCCCTGCTCGCCGAGCGTACTGCGGCGGAGGAAGAGGAGGACAAGGAGGGTAGGGAGACCGGACACCGCAGGCAAAGGTCTGGCAAAGGGCGGGCCAGCGAGACGACGTCGCAAAGGAATGCCGGAAGGAAGAAGCCGCAGGATGTCGGCATCGACGTGATCGAGCCGGTCACCCCGCCCGATAGCGATACGGTCACTGTCGATGCGGCGGGAACACCGTCCCCGAAGGATCGTCCGCTGTCCGTCGAGACGCTTGCCGGCTGTGGTCCCGCACGCGGCTGGGCGCTCGATCTGAAGGCCGATCTGCTGCTCTGGAAGCAGGGAAAACTGCGGTGGGACGAGATGACGACGAAGCTGTTGTTGTCGGGGCCGCCCGGAACCGGCAAGACGACTTTCGCCCGGGCGCTCTGCAACACGCTCCAGGTTCCCTTGCTGGCGACATCGGTCGCGCGCTGGCTTGAGCCCGGCTATCTCGGCGATGTGCTGAAACGCATGTCGGCATCCTTCACCGTCGCCGGGGAGAAAGCGCCGGCCATTCTGTTCATCGACGAGCTCGACAATATCGGCAGGCGGCAGGGAGCCGGTAGCAGAAACTACGACGATTACTGGGCGTCGCTGATCAACCGCATGCTCGAACTGCTGGACGGGGCTTCGAGGACCGAAGGCATCATTGTCGTCGGGGCCACGAACCTTCCGGAGAGGATCGATCCGGCGCTGCTACGTTCCGGCCGGCTGGAAACCCATGTCGAGATTCCAATGCCGGATATGGAAGCCCTGGTCGGTATCCTCTGCCATCATCTCGGCTCCGATCTCGACGCGGTGCTGGCTTCCGCGCCCTCGGCGAACGCACCGCGACGTCTGCATCCGCCGCCTACCATAAATGGCAAGCCGCTCGTCCGGCGCAGACCAGACGACAAGCCCGAAGCACAGAAAGGACCCCGCCATGACTGA
- a CDS encoding ATP-dependent Zn protease yields the protein MTEVAGHSPSPDGLRPLALLALGRTGADIERLVREVRRKLRREERAIVWADLETALRDGQAAMSDDLRWRASVHEAGHALVYTLTGIAEVKAASIGLHGLGMVATVANDRLPQNEAWLMNAMAAILAGRAAELLLFGEALAGGGGADESDLARATDMALAAETRLGFSGHQPLLYRPPTVAMNELALDRDLAGRVHVRLLAAEAIARRLLEEHRERHHDIARRLAAVGIVSGDELREMIGGAKDTAV from the coding sequence ATGACTGAAGTTGCCGGTCATTCTCCATCTCCGGACGGACTGCGTCCGCTCGCGCTGCTGGCCCTTGGCCGGACGGGCGCCGATATCGAGCGTCTCGTTCGCGAAGTGCGGCGCAAGCTGCGGCGCGAAGAGCGAGCGATAGTCTGGGCCGATCTCGAAACGGCCCTGCGCGATGGGCAGGCGGCGATGTCCGACGATCTGCGCTGGCGGGCAAGCGTGCATGAGGCGGGACATGCACTGGTCTATACGTTGACCGGCATTGCGGAGGTGAAGGCCGCAAGCATCGGTCTCCACGGCCTCGGCATGGTCGCAACCGTCGCGAACGATCGTCTGCCGCAGAATGAGGCCTGGCTGATGAACGCGATGGCCGCGATCCTGGCGGGGCGGGCGGCGGAGCTGTTGCTGTTCGGCGAGGCTCTTGCCGGCGGCGGCGGTGCGGATGAGAGCGATCTGGCGCGGGCGACGGACATGGCGCTCGCGGCGGAGACGCGGCTCGGCTTCTCCGGCCATCAACCGCTGCTTTACCGCCCGCCCACCGTGGCGATGAACGAGCTCGCCCTCGATCGCGACCTTGCCGGGCGGGTCCATGTACGGCTCCTTGCAGCAGAAGCCATCGCAAGGCGACTGCTGGAGGAGCACCGGGAGCGGCATCACGACATCGCAAGGCGCCTCGCCGCGGTCGGGATCGTGTCGGGTGACGAGTTGCGGGAAATGATCGGCGGCGCGAAGGACACGGCAGTCTGA
- a CDS encoding transposase, producing MGATALLAAIGNGRQFQKVRDLAAWLGLVPREFSTGGKQKLFGISKRGNRYVRKLLVHGARSCFRHLDRTRDRLGNWLDGFQARRHPAASGFRSERCQTSNWNACRLRVGIPVRLHRNTQTSYANAVLRSNGGSRQDT from the coding sequence TTGGGGGCAACCGCACTCCTTGCCGCCATTGGAAACGGGCGACAATTCCAGAAGGTCCGCGATCTGGCCGCGTGGCTGGGCCTTGTACCGCGGGAATTTTCGACCGGCGGAAAGCAAAAGCTTTTCGGCATCAGCAAGCGGGGAAACCGCTATGTGCGCAAGCTCCTAGTTCATGGAGCTCGATCATGCTTTCGTCACCTAGACCGAACAAGAGATCGATTGGGGAACTGGCTGGATGGGTTCCAGGCTCGAAGGCACCCTGCCGCGTCAGGCTTCAGATCGGAACGGTGTCAGACATCAAATTGGAATGCCTGTCGGCTTCGCGTCGGAATACCCGTCCGGCTTCATCGGAATACGCAAACTTCTTATGCAAACGCCGTTTTGCGAAGTAATGGGGGGAGTCGGCAGGATACTTGA
- a CDS encoding recombinase family protein translates to MKIGYARVSTEDQSLDLQINALRRAGCERIFTDYGLSGRGFDRPGLHEALGTVKHRGTLVVWRLDRLGRSLPKLIELVDTLGTRGVEFQSLTENIDTSSSGGRLLFHIMGALAEFERSLISERTRAGMEAARLKGRHLGRKPSLTRKQVREAIQAISSGDSASAVALQYGISRRTLQRHIDLLNKESAI, encoded by the coding sequence ATGAAAATTGGTTATGCGCGCGTCTCAACCGAGGACCAGAGCCTAGATCTACAAATTAATGCGCTTCGTCGGGCCGGATGCGAAAGGATATTCACGGACTATGGTCTTTCAGGGCGAGGCTTTGATAGACCGGGGCTGCACGAAGCTTTGGGAACCGTAAAACATAGAGGAACCCTGGTCGTATGGAGACTTGATCGCCTCGGACGCTCTTTGCCCAAGCTAATAGAACTCGTCGACACCTTGGGAACGCGAGGCGTCGAATTCCAGTCGCTGACTGAAAACATCGACACCTCCTCTTCTGGCGGCAGGCTATTGTTTCATATCATGGGCGCACTAGCTGAATTCGAAAGGAGCCTTATTAGCGAACGCACTCGAGCCGGAATGGAGGCCGCTCGTTTGAAAGGACGACATCTTGGGCGCAAACCGTCGCTGACACGAAAGCAGGTGCGGGAGGCGATTCAGGCAATTTCCTCCGGGGATAGCGCATCTGCGGTGGCACTTCAGTACGGAATCAGCCGGAGGACTTTGCAGCGGCATATCGATTTACTTAATAAGGAATCTGCCATATAA
- a CDS encoding recombinase family protein, with product MRIGYARVSTEDQKLDMQLQALRHAGCDRIFTDHGISGKVIERPGLDEALASLSPDDTLVVWRLDRLGRSLVHLVQLMNELGERAIHFHSLAENIDTGSSGGRLLFHMIAALAEFERSLISERTRAGMAAARERGQRLGRPPALNAEELREAIEAVRGRGEYMGDVALRYRITRRTLRRMILEADRVTAG from the coding sequence ATGAGAATAGGTTATGCGCGGGTCTCAACAGAAGATCAGAAACTTGACATGCAGCTACAGGCATTGCGTCACGCGGGCTGTGACAGGATTTTTACCGATCACGGCATTTCTGGAAAAGTGATCGAGCGGCCTGGCCTTGATGAAGCACTCGCATCTCTAAGCCCTGACGATACGCTGGTTGTTTGGCGACTGGACCGCCTTGGACGTTCCCTCGTCCACCTCGTACAGCTCATGAATGAGCTAGGAGAGAGAGCGATCCATTTCCATTCCCTTGCGGAGAACATCGACACCGGATCATCAGGTGGGCGATTGCTTTTTCACATGATCGCTGCCCTGGCAGAGTTCGAACGATCCTTGATTAGTGAAAGGACACGGGCGGGAATGGCTGCCGCTCGCGAGCGCGGACAACGGCTTGGGCGTCCCCCTGCACTCAACGCCGAGGAACTGAGAGAAGCAATCGAGGCCGTGAGAGGGCGGGGCGAGTATATGGGTGATGTCGCCCTTCGATACCGTATCACTCGTCGAACGTTACGACGGATGATTCTCGAAGCCGACCGGGTCACGGCTGGTTAA
- a CDS encoding EAL domain-containing protein → MMAPLKCAVVIDNLCSIAAAYSDGVAGRVLDAVWARLECALEPQGLSIQTESFGVVVSSGEVSSATAFWSVLESAVYAVAVSPIIVGSSQIVVALRCATEDCVYGSQEPAGEASRYRLDMSVAALAYNAVEAGSIAFVEQPVVAADARNSLYRECLVRLAGDDGHAIMPGAYLPVLERLGLVRAFDRHIVFRILQRLRWQRDAVLGCNISALSATNDLWWNSIMAELVLEPELASRLVIEITETAPLPDLDQAVHFISSLRALGVRVALDDFGAGFSTIDFARRAKADVIKIDASYIRRSHDGESAAQLLESLVAFAHNLVSDLVVEGIESAADFTAARATGANWFQGFFFRAIEPPVMAPIVPRLASRMSESESALQ, encoded by the coding sequence ATGATGGCGCCCCTCAAATGTGCTGTCGTCATTGATAACCTTTGCTCCATCGCGGCTGCTTACTCCGATGGTGTGGCCGGCCGGGTGTTGGATGCGGTCTGGGCGCGCTTAGAGTGCGCTTTGGAGCCGCAAGGGCTATCGATCCAAACGGAATCGTTTGGTGTTGTCGTGAGTAGCGGGGAAGTCAGTTCCGCGACGGCGTTTTGGAGTGTGCTTGAATCCGCAGTCTATGCCGTTGCGGTAAGCCCTATAATCGTCGGCTCTTCGCAAATTGTCGTCGCGCTACGCTGCGCGACGGAGGACTGCGTTTATGGCAGTCAAGAGCCTGCAGGCGAGGCATCTCGGTATCGCCTCGACATGAGCGTGGCGGCCCTTGCGTACAATGCTGTGGAGGCCGGCTCCATCGCCTTTGTCGAGCAGCCCGTTGTTGCAGCAGACGCGCGGAACAGTCTTTATCGTGAGTGCCTTGTTCGTCTCGCTGGTGATGATGGCCACGCCATCATGCCCGGAGCCTATTTACCGGTCCTGGAAAGGCTCGGTTTGGTGCGCGCGTTCGACCGGCATATCGTTTTCAGGATTCTTCAGCGGTTGCGGTGGCAGCGAGATGCGGTGCTCGGATGCAATATCTCGGCTTTGTCCGCGACTAACGACCTTTGGTGGAATTCCATCATGGCAGAACTGGTGCTTGAGCCGGAACTGGCCAGCCGCCTCGTCATCGAGATTACCGAGACCGCGCCACTCCCGGATTTAGATCAGGCGGTTCATTTCATCTCCTCCTTGCGGGCGCTTGGTGTTCGTGTCGCGCTCGATGATTTTGGGGCCGGCTTCAGCACCATAGACTTTGCCCGTCGGGCCAAGGCCGACGTCATCAAGATCGACGCATCTTATATCAGGCGCTCCCACGATGGTGAGAGTGCGGCCCAGTTATTGGAAAGCCTGGTCGCATTTGCGCACAATCTCGTCTCCGATCTTGTGGTGGAGGGGATCGAGAGTGCAGCCGATTTTACGGCGGCGCGTGCGACGGGCGCCAATTGGTTTCAGGGCTTCTTTTTCCGGGCCATTGAGCCGCCAGTGATGGCACCAATAGTGCCTCGTTTGGCGTCCCGGATGTCTGAAAGCGAGAGTGCATTACAATGA
- a CDS encoding autotransporter domain-containing protein, which produces MFKQRKEISRTFVRILRTTAWSGAAALLSTVTPSAANAETYSLYAISTDPADWQVDRSPTSSFTLLNEYQNRFDVLKLSVGGEVPPSSSFRGWEGYSQRTTMPAGNSFIGGDIFIQGDWQSGSEIDYIRTGMWGAAMPEDAVAGGSYVDAKSVFPIIQFTNQDGAGRLEIWDTTVGDGFIDLPDTASLINYGGWNALSMRLIEDENKIEYFFNNHLIYTWVAPSAEDGSLPEQFWAMYLKARNNGVTSFDTYWSNLLAGLLLSDGEAIGNTSGDVVIPSESAVEVSDGATIGGSVAGQGTENAPAIVSFAGAANIGGSVIGQNSTFIFSKDAGAVTRIAGNVQLEGQSTTSGGTVDSPITVRGNVSVEEGSVLGGNWQIAGDVQSSGKLNPGNSIGIVSVAGDLTLTSDSIYDVEVDQAGNADLIAVGGTANLAGGVNVSAIDGYQINHQYTILTANDGFAGSSFDPGLVTWNEANFTFLTPHLTYDTNNVYMNIDRNGVAFSSVATTHNQAATAEVLDGLAFNNDLFTAVAALDGASARLAFDQLSGEVHASVTTGLLEDSRFVREATGRQLRGVSGNEASFWTQGYGSWGTVDGTAEVSGFDRNTGGIFIGADAPVFDNFRLGIVGGYGHSSLRLEDGKGSASIDSYSLGVYGGGEWNNLGLRLGVDNAWHSVSTNRSVGFTGFDDALKADYHARTTQAYGDIGYKFDVGSFDLEPFAGLAYVNVDAGHYGETGGSAALSGSGADADATFTTLGLRASSTFLLGDAIVTANGMLGWRHSFDEVNPTATHAFAASNAFTVSGTPLSRDVAVIEAGLSAALSANVSLGVTYSGQFGSGISEQGVRGNLNWKF; this is translated from the coding sequence ATGTTCAAACAACGTAAAGAAATTTCTCGAACCTTCGTGCGGATTCTGCGTACAACCGCCTGGAGCGGCGCTGCCGCGTTGCTAAGCACTGTGACACCTTCGGCAGCCAATGCCGAAACCTACAGCTTATACGCGATCAGTACAGATCCTGCTGATTGGCAGGTGGATCGTTCTCCGACGAGCAGTTTTACACTCCTTAACGAGTATCAGAACCGTTTTGACGTTCTCAAATTGTCGGTTGGCGGTGAAGTGCCACCATCAAGCTCGTTCAGAGGTTGGGAGGGATACTCCCAGCGTACCACGATGCCTGCAGGAAACTCCTTTATCGGAGGGGACATCTTCATTCAGGGCGACTGGCAGAGTGGAAGCGAGATCGACTATATCAGGACCGGTATGTGGGGGGCAGCTATGCCCGAAGACGCCGTGGCGGGCGGTAGCTATGTAGATGCCAAATCGGTCTTTCCAATTATTCAGTTCACAAACCAAGATGGAGCCGGACGACTAGAGATCTGGGATACAACTGTGGGGGATGGGTTTATCGATCTTCCAGATACCGCGAGCTTGATCAACTATGGCGGCTGGAATGCCCTCAGCATGCGCCTGATTGAAGATGAAAATAAGATTGAATATTTCTTCAACAACCATTTGATCTACACGTGGGTTGCCCCGTCTGCGGAAGATGGCAGTCTTCCGGAGCAATTCTGGGCGATGTACCTTAAGGCCAGAAATAATGGTGTGACCAGCTTTGATACATATTGGTCTAATCTGCTTGCCGGATTGCTCCTGTCCGATGGCGAGGCGATTGGCAACACATCAGGCGACGTCGTCATTCCTTCGGAAAGCGCCGTGGAAGTTTCGGATGGCGCTACCATCGGTGGCTCCGTCGCCGGGCAAGGTACCGAGAACGCGCCGGCCATAGTCTCTTTTGCAGGCGCCGCTAACATCGGCGGGAGTGTTATTGGCCAGAACTCGACCTTCATCTTCAGTAAGGATGCAGGTGCTGTCACGAGAATTGCGGGCAATGTCCAACTTGAGGGGCAATCAACGACGAGCGGTGGCACGGTCGACTCTCCGATAACGGTCAGAGGTAATGTTTCTGTCGAAGAGGGGTCCGTCTTGGGCGGCAACTGGCAGATCGCTGGCGACGTACAAAGCAGCGGGAAGCTCAACCCCGGAAATTCGATCGGCATCGTGTCGGTTGCTGGTGATCTCACACTGACGTCAGACTCGATATATGACGTTGAAGTCGATCAGGCGGGTAACGCCGATCTGATCGCGGTTGGGGGAACCGCAAATCTTGCTGGCGGTGTGAATGTCAGCGCCATTGACGGTTATCAAATCAATCATCAGTACACGATTCTTACCGCGAACGATGGCTTTGCCGGGTCGAGTTTCGATCCCGGCCTTGTCACCTGGAATGAGGCAAACTTTACCTTCCTCACTCCGCATCTGACTTACGATACCAACAATGTTTACATGAACATTGATCGTAACGGTGTTGCGTTTTCTTCGGTCGCTACGACGCACAATCAGGCGGCGACTGCCGAAGTGCTCGATGGCCTCGCATTCAACAATGACCTCTTCACCGCAGTGGCTGCTTTGGATGGGGCGTCGGCTCGGCTTGCGTTCGACCAGCTTTCTGGTGAGGTCCACGCGTCTGTTACTACGGGTCTTCTGGAAGACAGCCGCTTTGTACGTGAAGCGACTGGACGCCAGTTGCGCGGAGTCTCGGGCAATGAGGCCTCGTTCTGGACCCAGGGCTATGGCTCCTGGGGCACTGTCGATGGTACCGCTGAGGTCTCGGGCTTTGATCGCAATACCGGTGGCATCTTCATCGGGGCGGATGCTCCGGTGTTCGACAACTTCCGGCTGGGCATTGTCGGCGGTTACGGTCACTCGAGCCTGAGACTCGAGGATGGCAAGGGCTCCGCATCGATCGATAGCTACAGCCTTGGTGTTTATGGCGGTGGCGAGTGGAACAATCTTGGGCTTCGCCTCGGTGTCGATAATGCCTGGCACAGTGTCTCGACGAACCGTTCGGTCGGCTTCACTGGGTTCGATGATGCTCTGAAGGCGGACTACCACGCCCGTACCACGCAAGCCTACGGCGACATCGGTTATAAGTTCGATGTGGGTTCTTTCGATCTCGAACCGTTTGCCGGTCTTGCCTACGTCAATGTCGATGCCGGCCATTATGGCGAAACTGGCGGTAGCGCTGCGCTGTCCGGTTCCGGTGCTGATGCTGACGCCACCTTCACGACATTGGGGCTGCGGGCCAGCTCGACCTTCCTCTTGGGAGACGCGATCGTGACGGCCAACGGTATGCTCGGCTGGCGTCACAGCTTCGACGAGGTCAACCCCACGGCGACCCACGCCTTTGCCGCCAGCAATGCATTCACGGTGAGCGGTACGCCGCTGTCGCGTGATGTTGCGGTCATTGAGGCGGGGCTCTCTGCAGCGCTGAGCGCCAATGTCAGCCTCGGCGTGACCTACTCCGGCCAGTTCGGCTCCGGCATCAGCGAACAGGGCGTTCGCGGAAACCTCAACTGGAAATTCTGA